The Deinococcus wulumuqiensis R12 genome has a window encoding:
- a CDS encoding valine--tRNA ligase yields MTDPTQEPTTLPTQFDPSGIEPKWAAKWRNEPFRADATSGKDPFTIVIPPPNVTGNLHLGHALDNTLIDTLIRYKRMAGFEALYLPGMDHAGISTQVVVERQLKDAGTSRHDLGREAFLDKVWEWKGKSGGMILDQLTRLGVSADWTRERFTMDEGLSRAVRAQFVKLYHEGLAYRGERIVNWDPASQTTLSELEIDREVRKGKMYTLSYKLENPAERESNGEPGEIRIATVRPETIFADQAIAVHPEDDRFKHLVGKKARIPLTDRWVPIIADEAVEMDFGVGALKITPAHDPTDFEVGERHGLDRPSVIDLNGNLTRDELVPAEFQGLERFAARKAVVKALEEGGDLLEQKDHDTAIGLSERTKVPVEPIISEQWFVKMKPFADQVLEGLDKGEIKLTPERYGKVNRDWLENIRDWNISRQLWWGHQIPAWYDEEGNIYVPDPENPDLDCDQDPRYAHLNLRRDPDVFDTWFSSNLWPFSTLGWPDTDSEDFRKFYPTQVLVTGYDILFFWVARMQMAGYGLTGQAPFSTVMLHGLYLDSKGQKMSKSKGNGIDPLELFDQYGVDACRFAFTFLSTGGQDIKHDARRFEQGRNFANKLWNATRFALMRLGEAQIEGTDDLSAYVRAAVTPPEGVLLRSRDVLTQLKERDDLTLADRWIISRLNAVTAEASAQLGAFDIGAAIRTLYSFTWDEFCDWYIEAAKPELAAGNLGTMATLKVVLEHVLKLLHPFMPFITSELYGALGHRRQIAVHTWPQPDGALHDAEATKAFDALRTAVDSARSLKSELGLSPQDRLNVVVEGDLSQSVTENARVVESIARVSLVPALEGRTLSQVAPGVTILAPLEGTVDIADWVKKQQKRLAELDKQIKQAQGKLSNEGFVARAPAEVIEEEKRRVEDFGAQKERLEGVLGQFE; encoded by the coding sequence ATGACCGACCCTACCCAGGAGCCCACCACCCTCCCCACCCAGTTCGACCCCAGTGGCATCGAGCCGAAATGGGCCGCCAAGTGGCGAAACGAACCCTTCCGCGCCGATGCGACCAGCGGTAAGGACCCCTTTACCATCGTGATTCCGCCGCCCAACGTGACCGGCAACCTGCACCTGGGGCACGCGCTGGACAACACCCTCATTGACACCCTGATTCGTTACAAGCGCATGGCGGGCTTCGAGGCGCTGTATCTGCCAGGCATGGACCACGCGGGGATTTCCACGCAGGTGGTCGTGGAGAGGCAACTCAAGGACGCCGGAACCAGCCGTCACGACCTGGGCCGCGAGGCGTTTCTGGACAAAGTCTGGGAATGGAAAGGCAAGTCCGGCGGCATGATTCTCGACCAGCTCACCCGCCTGGGCGTGAGCGCCGACTGGACCCGCGAGCGCTTCACCATGGACGAGGGCCTGAGCAGGGCAGTGCGGGCGCAGTTCGTCAAGCTCTACCACGAGGGGCTGGCCTACCGGGGCGAGCGCATCGTCAACTGGGACCCCGCCTCGCAGACCACCCTTTCCGAACTGGAAATCGACCGCGAAGTCCGCAAGGGCAAGATGTACACGCTGTCCTACAAGCTGGAAAACCCCGCCGAGCGTGAAAGCAACGGCGAGCCCGGCGAAATCCGGATCGCCACCGTGCGCCCGGAAACCATCTTCGCGGACCAGGCGATTGCCGTGCATCCCGAAGACGACCGTTTTAAGCATCTGGTCGGCAAGAAGGCCCGCATCCCCCTCACCGACCGCTGGGTGCCCATCATCGCCGACGAGGCGGTGGAGATGGACTTCGGCGTGGGCGCACTGAAAATCACCCCCGCGCACGACCCCACCGACTTCGAGGTGGGCGAGCGGCACGGCCTGGACCGCCCCAGCGTGATCGATCTGAACGGCAACCTGACCCGTGACGAGCTGGTGCCCGCCGAGTTTCAGGGCCTGGAACGCTTCGCCGCGCGCAAAGCGGTGGTCAAAGCGCTGGAAGAGGGCGGCGACTTGCTGGAGCAAAAAGACCACGACACCGCCATCGGCCTGTCCGAGCGCACCAAAGTGCCCGTCGAACCCATCATCAGCGAGCAGTGGTTCGTGAAGATGAAACCGTTCGCCGACCAAGTGTTGGAGGGTCTCGACAAAGGCGAAATCAAACTCACCCCCGAGCGCTACGGCAAGGTCAACCGCGACTGGCTGGAAAACATCCGCGACTGGAACATTTCCCGGCAGCTGTGGTGGGGCCACCAGATTCCCGCGTGGTACGACGAGGAAGGCAACATCTACGTGCCCGACCCGGAAAATCCCGACCTCGACTGCGACCAGGACCCCCGTTACGCGCACCTGAACCTGCGCCGTGACCCCGACGTGTTCGACACCTGGTTTTCCTCCAACCTGTGGCCCTTTTCCACGCTCGGCTGGCCCGACACCGACAGCGAGGACTTCCGCAAGTTCTACCCGACCCAGGTGCTCGTCACCGGCTACGACATCCTGTTTTTCTGGGTGGCGCGGATGCAGATGGCGGGCTACGGCCTGACCGGGCAAGCGCCGTTCAGCACGGTGATGCTGCACGGCCTGTACCTGGATTCCAAGGGCCAGAAGATGTCCAAGAGCAAGGGCAACGGCATCGACCCGCTGGAACTGTTTGACCAGTACGGGGTGGACGCCTGCCGCTTCGCCTTCACCTTCCTCTCGACGGGCGGGCAGGACATCAAGCACGACGCCCGGCGCTTCGAGCAGGGGCGCAACTTCGCCAACAAGCTGTGGAACGCCACCCGCTTCGCGCTGATGCGGCTGGGCGAGGCGCAGATTGAGGGGACGGACGACCTCTCCGCCTACGTCCGCGCCGCCGTGACGCCGCCCGAGGGCGTGCTGCTGCGGAGCCGGGACGTGCTGACACAACTCAAGGAGCGCGACGACCTCACGCTGGCCGACCGCTGGATTATTTCGCGCCTGAACGCCGTGACTGCCGAAGCCTCCGCGCAGCTGGGCGCCTTCGACATCGGGGCCGCCATCCGCACGCTGTACTCGTTCACCTGGGACGAGTTCTGCGACTGGTACATCGAGGCCGCCAAGCCCGAACTCGCGGCAGGCAACCTCGGCACCATGGCGACGCTGAAGGTGGTGCTGGAGCACGTGCTCAAGCTGCTGCACCCGTTTATGCCGTTCATCACCTCCGAGCTGTACGGGGCGCTGGGGCACCGCCGCCAGATTGCCGTGCACACCTGGCCGCAGCCCGACGGCGCGCTGCACGACGCGGAAGCCACCAAAGCCTTCGACGCCCTGCGGACGGCGGTAGACAGCGCCCGCAGCCTCAAGAGCGAACTGGGCCTCTCGCCGCAGGACCGCCTGAATGTCGTGGTGGAAGGCGACCTGAGCCAGAGCGTCACGGAAAACGCCCGCGTGGTGGAAAGCATTGCCCGCGTGAGCCTCGTGCCCGCCCTGGAAGGCCGCACCCTCTCGCAGGTCGCCCCCGGCGTGACCATCCTCGCGCCGCTGGAAGGCACGGTGGACATCGCCGACTGGGTGAAAAAGCAGCAAAAGCGACTGGCCGAACTCGACAAGCAAATCAAGCAGGCGCAGGGCAAGCTGAGCAACGAAGGCTTCGTGGCCCGCGCCCCCGCCGAGGTGATCGAGGAAGAAAAACGCCGCGTGGAGGACTTCGGGGCGCAGAAGGAGCGGCTGGAGGGGGTTCTGGGGCAGTTTGAGTAA
- a CDS encoding N-6 DNA methylase: MSLQLVKKFQKRLEDIVAYGGTRNESSVRAAFQQLLSDWAEGSGLRLITEVTQKAVAGNNVRPDGTLKDSLQQSRGYWESKDEADTLDDEIQKKLAKGYPRDNIIFEDSRLAVLMQNGEEVQRVDMGDAGALAGLLKLFFEFEPPQVLEFRKAVDHFKDEMPHLLKILREAADAAEQKADYRGERDHFVEIAKEAINPDFSPRDAREMLIQHILTGDLFTSVFDNAQYHEDNNIAQQLQQLAATFYKGPVKRDIAERTKRYYGAIQAAAAQIADHHEKQRFLKALYENFYRAYNPAGAERLGIFYTPGEIVRFMIEATDTLLEKHFQKGLADKGVEILDPATGTGTFITELIDFLPKAKLEQKYREELHCNELALLPYYIANLNIEATYAQKMGRYEEFRNIVLVDTLDNTGFGVHGQQSGLFGSVTAENLERAKRQNARPVRVIIGNPPLSR; encoded by the coding sequence ATGTCCCTACAACTGGTCAAGAAGTTTCAGAAACGGCTGGAAGACATCGTGGCCTACGGGGGCACGCGCAACGAGAGCAGTGTCCGCGCCGCCTTTCAACAACTGCTGAGCGACTGGGCCGAGGGCAGTGGCCTGCGCCTGATTACCGAAGTTACCCAGAAAGCGGTGGCCGGCAACAACGTCCGGCCCGACGGCACGCTCAAGGATTCTTTGCAGCAGTCACGCGGCTACTGGGAGAGCAAAGACGAAGCCGATACCCTGGACGACGAAATCCAGAAGAAACTCGCCAAGGGCTACCCGCGCGACAACATCATTTTCGAAGACTCGCGCTTGGCCGTCCTGATGCAAAACGGCGAGGAGGTGCAGCGGGTGGACATGGGCGACGCCGGGGCGCTCGCGGGCCTGCTCAAGCTCTTTTTTGAATTCGAGCCGCCGCAGGTGCTGGAGTTTCGCAAAGCGGTGGACCATTTCAAGGACGAGATGCCTCACCTGCTCAAGATTTTGCGTGAGGCCGCCGACGCCGCCGAGCAAAAGGCCGATTACAGAGGCGAACGCGACCACTTTGTCGAGATTGCCAAAGAAGCCATCAACCCCGACTTTTCGCCCAGAGACGCCCGCGAGATGCTGATTCAGCACATCCTGACGGGCGACCTGTTTACCAGCGTCTTCGACAACGCTCAGTACCACGAAGACAACAACATCGCCCAGCAACTGCAACAGCTCGCGGCAACCTTTTACAAGGGGCCGGTCAAGCGTGACATTGCCGAGCGCACCAAGCGCTATTACGGGGCCATTCAGGCTGCCGCCGCGCAGATTGCCGACCACCACGAAAAACAGCGCTTTCTCAAGGCCCTCTACGAAAACTTTTACCGCGCCTACAACCCCGCCGGGGCCGAGCGGCTGGGCATTTTCTACACCCCCGGCGAAATCGTGCGCTTCATGATCGAGGCCACGGACACGCTGCTCGAAAAGCATTTCCAGAAGGGACTGGCCGACAAGGGCGTGGAAATCCTGGACCCGGCCACCGGTACGGGCACCTTTATCACCGAACTCATTGACTTTTTGCCCAAAGCGAAGCTAGAACAAAAATACCGCGAAGAACTGCACTGCAACGAGCTGGCGCTGTTGCCCTACTACATTGCCAACCTGAACATCGAGGCCACCTATGCCCAGAAAATGGGCCGCTACGAGGAATTCAGGAACATCGTGCTGGTGGATACCCTGGACAACACCGGCTTTGGCGTTCACGGCCAGCAAAGCGGACTATTCGGCAGCGTCACCGCCGAGAACTTGGAGCGGGCCAAGCGGCAAAATGCCCGCCCCGTGCGCGTCATCATCGGCAACCCGCCCCTCAGTAGGTGA
- a CDS encoding IS4 family transposase, translating into MIAARSVNHHDLSAHMPGMSTPQGKKRRADRTFRDEQLDMGFFIALLVAHLPPGKVLLSLDRTNWEHGETPINFLVLGAVVHGFTLPLIWVPLDESGNSHTYARMWLVLKLLRALPAKRWLGLVADREFIGAEWFRFLRRQGIKRAIRIRHSDMLDDMSGKEWFEHVQHGHFHEISEKVFVFGELMRVVATRSPVGDLIIIATDFNARKTWKLYKQRWSIECTFSSFKTRGFDLERTGITEKSRLQRLFGLVTLAWMFCLQLGVWLGQTHPIPVLKHGRRAVSLVRHGAQHLVDALRWKPERCRAFLELLTRPFCPPGAAGDEVVTY; encoded by the coding sequence ATGATTGCCGCGAGAAGCGTCAATCATCACGATCTGAGTGCCCATATGCCAGGGATGAGTACCCCGCAGGGCAAGAAGAGACGAGCAGACCGGACCTTCCGGGATGAGCAGCTGGACATGGGCTTTTTCATCGCCCTGCTCGTCGCCCACCTGCCACCAGGAAAGGTTTTGCTGAGTCTGGACCGCACCAACTGGGAACACGGGGAGACGCCCATCAACTTTCTGGTGCTTGGAGCCGTGGTCCACGGCTTCACCCTGCCCCTGATCTGGGTGCCCCTCGACGAGTCCGGGAACAGTCACACGTACGCCCGGATGTGGCTGGTGTTGAAGCTGCTTCGGGCCTTGCCAGCGAAACGCTGGCTGGGCCTAGTGGCTGATCGTGAGTTCATCGGTGCGGAATGGTTCCGTTTTCTCCGTCGTCAGGGCATCAAGCGGGCCATCCGCATTCGGCACAGCGACATGCTGGACGATATGAGCGGGAAAGAGTGGTTTGAGCATGTCCAGCACGGTCATTTTCACGAGATCAGCGAAAAGGTGTTTGTGTTCGGGGAGTTGATGCGGGTGGTGGCGACGAGGTCACCTGTGGGTGACCTCATCATCATCGCTACCGATTTCAATGCTCGGAAGACCTGGAAGCTTTACAAGCAGCGCTGGTCAATTGAGTGCACCTTCAGCAGCTTCAAAACGCGAGGCTTCGACCTGGAGCGAACGGGGATTACAGAAAAAAGCCGTCTACAACGGCTCTTTGGTCTGGTGACGCTGGCCTGGATGTTCTGTTTGCAGCTGGGGGTCTGGCTCGGCCAGACCCATCCCATTCCCGTCCTGAAACATGGTCGCAGAGCGGTCAGCCTGGTGCGTCACGGTGCTCAGCATCTCGTGGATGCCCTGCGTTGGAAACCCGAACGATGCAGGGCTTTCCTGGAACTGCTCACCCGTCCTTTCTGCCCGCCAGGCGCGGCTGGAGACGAAGTTGTCACCTACTGA